A genomic window from Flavobacterium phycosphaerae includes:
- the gyrA gene encoding DNA gyrase subunit A yields the protein MSDGERLIPINIEDEMKSAYIDYSMSVIVSRALPDVRDGLKPVHRRVLYGMYDLGVFSNRAHKKSARIVGEVLGKYHPHGDTSVYDAMVRMAQEWSLRYLLIDGQGNFGSVDGDSPAAMRYTEARMKKMSEDIMADIDKETVDFQLNFDDTLYEPKVMPTRVPNLLINGASGIAVGMATNMAPHNLTEVIDGTLAYIDNNDIEIDELITHIKAPDFPTGGVIYGYEGVREAFKTGRGRIVIRAKVGFEESNGREAIVVSEIPYQVNKADMIKKTADLINEKKIEGISNIRDESDRSGMRIVYELKRDAVPNVVLNTLYKYTQLQSSFSVNNIALVNGRPQMLNVKELIHYFVEHRHDVVVRRTQFELRKAEERAHILEGLIIASDNIDEVIALIRSSKDGDEARAKLIERFNLSDIQARAIVEMRLRQLTGLEQDKLRAEYEEIMKLIQRLKDLLASKELRMELIKEELIEIRDKYGDARRSQIEYSGGDVSIEDLIADENVVITISHAGYIKRTNLSEYKTQNRGGVGQKSAGTRDQDFLEHLFVATNHQYLLFFTQKGKCFWMRVYEIPEGSKTSKGRAIQNLINIESDDKVKAFICTQDLKDEDYINSHYVIMATKQGQVKKTPLEQYSRPRQNGINAITIREDDELLEAKLTNGESQVLVAVKSGKLVRFEEEKTRPMGRTASGVRGITLADDKDEVIGMVSVNKDDINDTQLLVVTENGYGKRTKLVDEDGEDVYRITNRGGKGVKTLNITEKTGALISINAVTDEDDLMIINKSGLTIRMEVSDLRVMGRATQGVRLINIKGNDSIAAVTKVMKEDEEDVVEGEFESNDDVTDVSDATETSDDTQE from the coding sequence ATGTCTGACGGAGAAAGGTTAATTCCGATTAACATCGAAGATGAAATGAAATCAGCTTACATCGATTATTCGATGTCTGTAATTGTCTCAAGAGCACTGCCTGACGTGCGTGATGGTTTAAAGCCAGTACACCGAAGAGTGTTATACGGAATGTATGATTTAGGAGTTTTTTCAAACAGAGCTCATAAAAAATCCGCAAGAATTGTTGGAGAAGTATTAGGTAAATATCACCCACACGGTGACACCTCGGTTTATGATGCCATGGTTCGTATGGCGCAAGAATGGAGTTTACGTTACTTATTGATTGACGGTCAGGGTAACTTTGGTTCGGTTGACGGCGATAGCCCTGCGGCTATGCGTTATACGGAAGCCAGAATGAAAAAGATGTCAGAAGACATAATGGCAGATATCGACAAAGAAACGGTAGATTTCCAATTGAACTTTGACGATACGTTGTATGAGCCAAAAGTAATGCCAACCCGAGTTCCGAATCTTTTGATAAACGGAGCCTCAGGTATTGCGGTAGGTATGGCTACTAACATGGCACCTCACAATTTGACTGAAGTTATCGATGGTACTTTAGCATACATTGATAATAATGATATAGAAATTGATGAATTAATCACACACATCAAAGCTCCTGATTTCCCTACGGGTGGAGTTATTTATGGGTATGAAGGTGTTCGTGAAGCTTTCAAAACAGGACGTGGCCGTATTGTCATTCGTGCTAAAGTTGGCTTTGAAGAATCTAACGGAAGAGAAGCTATTGTCGTTTCTGAAATTCCATACCAAGTTAATAAGGCTGACATGATTAAGAAAACAGCCGACTTAATTAATGAAAAGAAGATCGAAGGGATTTCCAATATTCGTGACGAATCGGACAGAAGCGGTATGCGTATCGTGTATGAACTAAAACGTGATGCGGTACCGAATGTAGTGTTGAATACCCTTTATAAGTATACTCAACTACAGTCTTCTTTCAGTGTGAATAACATTGCACTAGTAAACGGAAGACCACAAATGCTGAATGTAAAAGAATTGATTCACTATTTCGTAGAGCACCGTCACGATGTTGTAGTAAGAAGAACACAATTTGAATTACGCAAAGCAGAAGAAAGAGCTCATATCTTAGAAGGTTTAATTATTGCTTCAGACAACATTGATGAAGTAATTGCCTTGATTCGTTCTTCCAAAGACGGTGATGAAGCTCGTGCCAAGTTAATAGAAAGATTTAATTTGTCTGATATTCAAGCTCGTGCCATTGTAGAGATGCGTTTACGTCAATTAACCGGTCTGGAACAAGACAAGTTAAGAGCGGAGTACGAAGAAATCATGAAATTAATTCAACGCTTGAAAGATTTATTGGCAAGCAAAGAATTGAGAATGGAATTGATTAAAGAAGAATTAATCGAAATCAGAGATAAATATGGTGATGCTCGTCGTTCTCAGATTGAATATTCAGGAGGCGATGTAAGTATCGAAGATTTGATTGCCGATGAGAATGTTGTGATTACCATTTCGCATGCCGGTTATATTAAACGTACTAACTTATCAGAATACAAAACGCAGAATAGAGGAGGCGTTGGACAAAAAAGTGCCGGAACCAGAGATCAGGATTTCTTAGAACATTTGTTTGTAGCAACCAACCACCAGTACTTGTTGTTCTTTACTCAAAAAGGAAAATGTTTCTGGATGCGTGTCTACGAAATTCCGGAAGGAAGCAAAACAAGCAAAGGGCGTGCTATTCAAAACTTAATCAACATTGAAAGTGATGATAAAGTTAAAGCCTTCATTTGTACTCAAGATTTAAAAGACGAAGACTACATCAACAGTCACTATGTAATTATGGCAACCAAGCAAGGTCAAGTGAAGAAAACGCCATTGGAGCAATATTCACGTCCGCGTCAAAACGGAATCAACGCCATTACCATCAGAGAAGATGATGAGCTATTAGAAGCTAAACTAACGAATGGTGAAAGCCAAGTGTTAGTAGCTGTAAAATCAGGAAAGTTAGTTCGTTTTGAAGAAGAAAAAACGCGTCCGATGGGAAGAACGGCTTCCGGAGTTCGCGGAATTACTTTGGCCGATGATAAAGATGAAGTAATCGGAATGGTTTCTGTTAACAAAGACGATATCAATGACACTCAATTATTGGTTGTTACTGAAAACGGTTACGGTAAAAGAACCAAATTGGTAGATGAAGACGGGGAAGATGTTTACCGTATCACTAACAGAGGTGGAAAAGGAGTCAAAACTTTAAACATTACTGAAAAAACCGGAGCACTTATTTCTATTAACGCCGTAACGGATGAAGATGATTTAATGATTATCAACAAATCAGGATTGACCATTAGAATGGAAGTGTCTGATTTGAGAGTTATGGGAAGAGCTACCCAAGGGGTTCGTTTAATTAATATTAAAGGAAACGATTCCATTGCCGCTGTAACCAAAGTAATGAAAGAAGATGAAGAAGATGTGGTTGAAGGAGAATTCGAAAGCAACGATGATGTCACTGATGTTAGCGATGCAACCGAAACTTCAGACGACACACAAGAATAA
- a CDS encoding GGIII-like transmembrane region-containing protein → MEINTIIMDKRYIPSLIIFAKGMMITAIGVLFKFLDKKQSDVLFGIGGFLILAALIVFIVMRLNKPKTL, encoded by the coding sequence ATGGAAATAAACACCATTATTATGGATAAAAGATATATACCTTCACTAATCATTTTTGCCAAAGGCATGATGATAACTGCTATTGGAGTACTGTTCAAATTTCTGGACAAAAAACAATCCGACGTTTTGTTTGGCATTGGCGGCTTTTTAATTCTGGCGGCCCTAATTGTATTTATCGTAATGCGCTTAAACAAGCCTAAAACGCTATGA
- a CDS encoding TMEM175 family protein translates to MNKNRLEAFSDGVLAIIITIMVLEFKVPEGMDCNALKPLLPKFLSYILSFIYVGIYWNNHHHMMHTVKRVNGSILWANLHLLFWLSLIPFATAWNGDNHFAPFPMMMYGIILLMNGVAYFILQSFILKQQGHDSMLRKAIGTDFKGKSSPILYTIAVLLANYYPIVSGAIYIFVALMWLVPDKRIERIFNEND, encoded by the coding sequence ATGAATAAAAACCGACTCGAAGCCTTCAGCGACGGCGTGTTAGCCATTATCATTACCATCATGGTATTGGAATTTAAAGTGCCCGAAGGGATGGATTGTAATGCCCTAAAACCTTTGTTACCCAAGTTTCTGAGTTATATCCTGAGCTTTATTTACGTCGGGATTTATTGGAATAACCACCACCACATGATGCACACGGTGAAGCGTGTCAATGGCAGTATCCTTTGGGCCAATTTGCATTTGTTGTTTTGGTTATCCCTGATTCCGTTTGCCACGGCTTGGAACGGCGACAATCACTTTGCGCCTTTCCCTATGATGATGTATGGCATTATACTGTTAATGAACGGAGTAGCCTATTTTATTTTACAAAGTTTTATCTTGAAACAACAAGGCCATGATTCGATGTTAAGAAAAGCGATTGGCACCGATTTCAAAGGAAAATCATCTCCAATATTATACACCATAGCGGTTTTGTTGGCCAACTACTACCCCATCGTTTCCGGGGCTATCTATATTTTTGTTGCCTTGATGTGGTTAGTACCCGACAAACGCATTGAGCGTATTTTTAACGAAAACGACTAA
- a CDS encoding DUF421 domain-containing protein, which yields MNPYLDIVLRSVAVYLFMVVALRIFGKKELSQLNTADVILILLISNSVQNAMVGSNSSLLGGITAAVALFVINLIFKKIMLNSQFIKELVQDKPEILVHNGKIYFKSLAKLGITSEELQEAMREHGVEFYKDVKLAMFEIDGSISIISGDSHIKQTHHKRKIHKSLGTLNK from the coding sequence ATGAACCCTTATTTGGACATAGTACTGAGAAGCGTTGCCGTGTACCTTTTTATGGTCGTGGCGTTGCGCATTTTTGGTAAAAAAGAATTATCCCAACTCAATACCGCCGATGTGATATTGATTTTGCTGATTAGCAACTCGGTACAAAACGCTATGGTGGGCAGCAATTCTTCCTTACTTGGCGGCATAACAGCTGCAGTGGCTTTGTTTGTCATCAATTTAATTTTCAAAAAAATAATGCTGAATTCTCAGTTCATTAAAGAATTGGTTCAGGATAAGCCCGAGATTTTAGTGCACAACGGAAAAATTTATTTTAAATCGTTGGCCAAATTAGGAATAACTTCAGAAGAACTACAGGAAGCCATGCGTGAACACGGGGTTGAATTTTACAAAGATGTAAAACTAGCCATGTTTGAAATTGACGGTAGCATCAGTATCATTTCGGGAGATTCGCATATCAAACAAACGCATCACAAACGAAAAATTCATAAATCATTAGGCACACTAAACAAGTAA
- a CDS encoding tetratricopeptide repeat protein, whose product MKIKHIVLASTILVSVSTYAQKDELKALKRIYAKDEIKGNDLTEYKALVTKVQPLATEEGDKVYAVFYKVMTPVLESLAIDQTMTPIQIQAALMKLANPKAIADLATGLNATLDYEKKTGKKVYTDDINETITAFKPQLVNLAVGLGNAKQYKEAGDVLYAIYQLDKKDQEKLFYAASYAVNGQDYDKALDYYNQLKGLNYTGEGTVYWATNKASKQEETFPSKVERDLYLKSGTHEKPRDEKLESKRGEIFKNIALILVQQGKTEEAKKAVTEARKASPEDDSLLLTELDLYLKIKDYDTYTRLVNEALEKNPTNVDLLYNLGVISADRGKLDEAEKYYKKALEVNPNYFNANLNLAELKLRADEKWVTEMNKLGTSDKDNKRYEVLKGERDKNFKSVLPYLEKAYELEPANEAAKKTLLSVYNALEMTDKYKALKAKQ is encoded by the coding sequence ATGAAAATTAAACACATTGTATTGGCTTCAACAATACTAGTTTCTGTTTCAACTTATGCTCAAAAGGATGAGCTGAAGGCTTTGAAGAGAATATATGCCAAAGATGAAATCAAAGGAAATGATTTAACAGAGTATAAAGCTTTAGTGACCAAAGTTCAGCCATTGGCTACTGAAGAGGGAGATAAAGTCTACGCCGTTTTTTATAAGGTCATGACTCCGGTTTTAGAATCGTTAGCGATTGATCAGACCATGACACCTATTCAGATTCAGGCTGCCTTGATGAAATTAGCTAACCCAAAAGCCATAGCTGATTTGGCAACCGGCTTGAATGCTACTTTGGATTATGAAAAGAAGACTGGTAAAAAGGTTTATACTGATGATATTAATGAAACCATTACAGCATTTAAACCACAACTTGTAAATCTGGCTGTAGGCTTAGGGAATGCTAAGCAGTACAAAGAAGCCGGAGACGTTTTATATGCTATTTATCAATTGGATAAAAAAGATCAGGAAAAATTATTCTACGCCGCCAGCTATGCCGTAAATGGTCAAGATTATGATAAAGCCTTGGATTATTACAATCAGTTAAAAGGACTTAATTATACCGGTGAAGGCACTGTATATTGGGCGACTAACAAAGCTTCTAAACAAGAAGAAACTTTTCCGTCAAAAGTGGAAAGAGATTTATACTTGAAATCCGGTACACATGAGAAACCACGTGATGAAAAATTGGAATCAAAAAGAGGCGAGATTTTTAAAAATATTGCTTTAATTCTGGTGCAACAAGGCAAAACAGAGGAAGCCAAAAAGGCCGTTACTGAAGCTCGTAAAGCTAGCCCTGAAGACGATTCGTTATTGTTAACAGAGTTGGATTTATATTTAAAAATCAAAGATTACGATACTTACACAAGATTAGTAAATGAAGCATTAGAAAAAAATCCGACGAATGTTGATTTACTTTATAATTTGGGTGTTATCAGTGCAGACAGAGGTAAATTAGACGAAGCAGAGAAATACTATAAAAAGGCTTTGGAAGTTAACCCTAATTATTTCAATGCTAATTTAAATTTGGCCGAACTAAAATTAAGAGCCGATGAGAAATGGGTTACCGAAATGAATAAATTAGGAACTTCAGACAAAGACAACAAACGATATGAAGTTTTGAAGGGAGAAAGAGATAAAAATTTCAAGTCAGTGTTGCCTTATCTTGAAAAAGCCTATGAGCTTGAGCCAGCCAATGAAGCCGCCAAAAAAACGTTATTGAGTGTATATAATGCTCTTGAAATGACTGATAAATACAAAGCATTAAAAGCTAAACAATAA
- a CDS encoding ATP-dependent Clp protease ATP-binding subunit, with the protein MDDNFSPRVKDVITYSKEEALRLGHDFIGTEHLMLGILRDGNGKAIAILNNLSIDLEHLRKKVEVLSPANPNVEISNEKKNLHLTRQAERALKTTFLEAKVFQATSISTAHLLLCILRNENDPTTKLLHRLKIDYNVVKEQYLNMTPNEEDFMDNLPKNESYNDDSGQDDSLKEGSFNNPANKTNKKSKTPVLDNFGRDLTELAEEGKLDPVVGREKEIERVSQILSRRKKNNPLLIGEPGVGKSAIAEGLALRIIQKKVSRILFNKRVVTLDLASLVAGTKYRGQFEERMKAVMNELEKNDDIILFIDEIHTIVGAGGATGSLDASNMFKPALARGEIQCIGATTLDEYRQYIEKDGALERRFQKVIVEPTSVEETITILNNIKNKYEDHHNVIYTDEAIEACVKLTNRYMSERFLPDKAIDALDEAGSRVHITNIDVPKQILDLERQLEEVRELKNSVVKKQKYEEAAKLRDDEKRLEKDLGIAQEQWEEDSKSNRIRVTEDNVADVVSMMTGIPVNRIAQTESNKLAHLPELIKGKVIGQDEAVLKIARSIQRNRAGLKDPNRPIGSFIFLGQTGVGKTQLAKVLAKELFDSEDALIRIDMSEYMEKFAISRLIGAPPGYVGYEEGGQLTEKVRRKPYCVVLLDEIEKAHPDVFNMMLQVLDDGYLTDSLGRKIDFKNTIIIMTSNVGARQLKDFGQGVGFGTAAKISQADDNSKSIIENALKKTFAPEFLNRIDDVIVFNALEKHDIDLIIEIELKKLYARVAELGYKLNLSDKAKAFIAEKGFDKQFGARPLKRAIQKYVEDALAEEIITSKIASGDEIFMDLDETTQELTVTIQKAEKPTK; encoded by the coding sequence ATGGATGATAACTTTTCACCAAGAGTCAAAGATGTAATCACTTACAGTAAGGAAGAGGCACTGCGTTTAGGCCACGACTTCATTGGAACGGAACATCTGATGCTTGGTATCTTAAGAGATGGAAACGGTAAAGCGATTGCTATTTTAAATAACCTGTCAATTGATTTGGAACATTTGCGTAAAAAAGTAGAGGTATTAAGCCCTGCCAACCCGAATGTTGAAATAAGCAACGAAAAGAAAAATTTACACTTGACTCGTCAAGCGGAACGCGCTTTAAAAACTACGTTCTTAGAAGCCAAAGTATTCCAAGCCACTTCAATCAGTACGGCTCATTTACTTTTGTGTATACTAAGAAATGAAAATGATCCAACAACCAAACTGCTGCATAGACTTAAAATAGACTATAACGTAGTTAAAGAACAATACTTAAATATGACACCGAACGAAGAAGATTTCATGGACAACCTGCCTAAAAACGAATCGTACAATGACGATTCAGGTCAAGATGACAGTTTGAAAGAAGGCAGTTTCAATAATCCGGCGAATAAAACGAACAAGAAATCAAAAACTCCGGTTTTGGATAACTTTGGCCGTGATTTAACCGAATTAGCAGAAGAAGGTAAACTCGACCCGGTAGTAGGTCGCGAAAAAGAAATAGAACGTGTTTCTCAAATTTTGAGCCGTAGAAAGAAAAACAATCCGTTACTGATTGGTGAACCGGGTGTGGGTAAATCGGCCATAGCCGAAGGATTAGCACTACGCATCATTCAAAAGAAAGTGTCGCGTATCCTTTTTAACAAAAGAGTCGTAACACTTGATTTAGCTTCCTTAGTTGCCGGTACCAAATACCGTGGGCAATTTGAAGAAAGAATGAAAGCCGTAATGAATGAGTTAGAGAAAAACGACGACATTATTTTATTCATTGACGAAATCCATACTATTGTTGGGGCCGGTGGCGCTACAGGTTCATTAGATGCCTCGAACATGTTTAAACCGGCTTTAGCGCGTGGCGAAATACAATGTATCGGTGCTACCACTTTGGATGAGTACCGACAATATATTGAGAAAGACGGTGCTTTAGAGAGACGTTTTCAAAAGGTAATAGTAGAGCCTACTTCGGTAGAAGAAACCATTACGATTTTGAACAACATCAAAAACAAATACGAAGATCATCATAACGTAATTTACACTGACGAAGCGATTGAAGCTTGTGTGAAGTTAACGAACCGATACATGTCAGAACGCTTCCTTCCGGACAAAGCTATTGACGCTTTAGACGAAGCAGGTTCTCGTGTTCACATTACCAATATTGATGTCCCTAAACAAATTTTGGACTTAGAGCGTCAATTAGAAGAAGTACGTGAATTGAAAAATTCGGTGGTAAAAAAACAGAAATACGAAGAAGCGGCCAAGTTACGTGACGATGAAAAACGTTTGGAAAAAGACTTAGGAATAGCGCAAGAGCAATGGGAAGAAGATTCTAAAAGCAACAGAATTCGCGTTACCGAAGACAACGTTGCCGATGTAGTATCGATGATGACCGGAATTCCGGTAAATCGTATTGCCCAAACCGAAAGCAATAAACTGGCTCATTTACCCGAATTGATTAAAGGGAAAGTAATCGGACAAGACGAAGCGGTATTAAAAATCGCCCGTTCCATTCAAAGAAACCGTGCCGGATTGAAAGATCCGAATCGCCCAATTGGTTCTTTCATTTTCTTAGGACAAACCGGTGTGGGTAAAACACAATTGGCCAAAGTTTTAGCCAAAGAATTATTCGACTCTGAAGATGCTTTAATCCGTATTGACATGAGCGAGTATATGGAGAAATTTGCCATCTCTCGTTTAATCGGTGCACCTCCGGGATACGTTGGTTATGAAGAAGGCGGACAATTGACCGAGAAAGTTCGAAGAAAACCATACTGTGTAGTTTTATTAGACGAAATCGAAAAAGCACACCCGGATGTATTCAACATGATGCTGCAGGTTTTAGATGATGGTTACCTGACTGATAGTTTAGGAAGAAAAATCGATTTCAAAAATACCATTATTATAATGACTTCCAATGTAGGAGCTCGTCAGTTGAAAGACTTCGGACAAGGAGTTGGTTTTGGTACCGCGGCCAAAATTTCACAAGCCGATGACAATTCGAAAAGTATCATTGAAAACGCTTTGAAGAAAACCTTTGCGCCTGAATTCTTAAACCGAATTGACGATGTGATTGTATTCAACGCTTTGGAGAAACACGACATCGATTTAATTATCGAAATCGAATTGAAAAAGTTGTACGCTCGTGTAGCCGAATTGGGATACAAACTAAACCTTTCCGACAAAGCCAAAGCGTTTATAGCGGAGAAAGGTTTTGACAAACAGTTTGGAGCGCGTCCTTTAAAAAGGGCGATTCAAAAATATGTAGAAGATGCTTTAGCCGAAGAAATTATTACTTCTAAAATAGCATCAGGCGATGAAATATTTATGGATTTAGACGAAACAACACAAGAGTTGACCGTTACCATTCAAAAAGCAGAAAAGCCTACAAAATAA
- the lpdA gene encoding dihydrolipoyl dehydrogenase, whose product MKYDIIVLGSGPGGYVTAIRASQLGFKVAVIEKENLGGICLNWGCIPTKALLKSAQVFDYLKHASDYGLTVKEFDKDFNAVIARSRGVADGMSKGVQFLMKKNKIDVIDGFGKVKPGKKVDVTAADGKVTEYTADHIIIATGARSRELPNLPQDGVKVIGYRQAMTLPSQPKKMIVVGSGAIGVEFAHFYNSMGTEVTIVEFMPNVVPVEDEDISKQFERSLKKSGITVMTNSSVERIDTTGNGVKAFVKTAKGEEVLEADILLSAVGIKTNIENIGLEETGIKTDKDKILVNDFYQTNVPGYYAIGDVTPGQALAHVASAEGILCVEKIAGLHVEALDYGNIPGCTYATPEIASVGMTEKQAKEKGYELKIGKFPFTASGKAKAAGTPDGFVKVIFDAKYGEWLGCHMIGAGVTDMIAEAVVARKLETTGHEILKAVHPHPTMSEAVMEAVADAYGEVIHL is encoded by the coding sequence ATGAAATACGATATTATTGTTTTAGGAAGTGGTCCGGGCGGTTATGTTACGGCTATCCGTGCGTCACAATTAGGCTTTAAAGTAGCCGTAATAGAAAAAGAAAACCTTGGTGGCATTTGTTTAAATTGGGGATGTATTCCAACCAAAGCGCTATTAAAATCGGCTCAGGTTTTTGATTACCTAAAGCATGCTTCAGATTATGGTTTGACGGTAAAAGAATTTGACAAAGATTTTAATGCCGTAATTGCCCGCTCTCGTGGTGTGGCTGACGGAATGAGCAAAGGGGTTCAATTCTTGATGAAGAAAAACAAAATCGATGTTATTGACGGTTTTGGGAAAGTGAAACCAGGTAAAAAAGTTGACGTGACTGCAGCTGATGGTAAAGTAACAGAGTATACTGCTGACCATATCATCATCGCTACCGGAGCCCGTTCAAGAGAATTGCCAAACTTACCACAAGATGGTGTAAAAGTTATTGGATACCGACAAGCCATGACATTACCTTCGCAACCAAAGAAAATGATTGTTGTAGGTTCAGGTGCTATTGGTGTTGAGTTTGCTCATTTCTACAACTCGATGGGAACCGAAGTGACTATAGTAGAGTTTATGCCTAATGTAGTGCCGGTTGAAGACGAAGATATTTCAAAACAATTTGAGCGTTCTTTAAAGAAATCAGGAATTACTGTAATGACTAATTCTTCTGTTGAACGTATTGACACTACAGGAAACGGTGTAAAAGCATTTGTAAAAACAGCCAAAGGCGAAGAAGTTTTAGAAGCTGATATTTTACTTTCGGCTGTTGGAATCAAAACCAATATCGAAAATATTGGCCTAGAAGAAACCGGAATTAAAACCGATAAAGATAAAATTTTGGTTAATGATTTCTACCAAACCAATGTACCGGGTTATTATGCCATTGGCGATGTGACTCCGGGACAAGCTTTGGCTCATGTGGCTTCAGCGGAAGGAATCCTTTGTGTAGAAAAAATTGCCGGTTTACATGTTGAAGCCTTAGATTACGGAAACATACCGGGTTGTACTTATGCCACTCCTGAAATTGCTTCTGTAGGTATGACTGAAAAACAAGCCAAAGAAAAAGGATACGAATTAAAAATAGGGAAATTCCCATTCACCGCTTCAGGAAAAGCCAAAGCAGCCGGAACTCCGGATGGTTTTGTAAAAGTTATTTTTGATGCTAAATACGGTGAATGGTTAGGCTGTCATATGATTGGTGCTGGTGTTACGGATATGATTGCAGAAGCAGTTGTAGCTCGTAAATTAGAAACGACCGGACACGAAATTCTGAAAGCGGTTCACCCACACCCAACGATGAGTGAAGCAGTGATGGAAGCTGTGGCTGATGCTTATGGCGAAGTAATTCACTTATAA
- the rimK gene encoding 30S ribosomal protein S6--L-glutamate ligase translates to MPQNKIILGSEEWCSFPELGIPAIKARVDSGAKTSALHAINIAPFIKEGENWVKFDINPIQNNLKTVIHCEAKLIDKRIVKSSSGFREQRYVIQTKLQIGNDSWEIEMTLTNRDSMGFRMLLGREAMSGRILVDPEQKYLLGQTSSESLKELYVNSVPNRTGLRIGVLASNPELYSNKRIMEAGEMRGHQMHFLNIKECYMKLDADKPEIHYRGGKILDNFDAIIPRIRPSITFYGCALTRQFEAMKVYCLNSAAAITQSRDKLFSLQLLLHHGVDIPTTGFANSPLDTDDLIKMVGGSPLIVKLLEGTQGKGVVLAETKKAAESVINAFKSLNANILVQEFIKEANGKDLRLFVVDGKVVAAIQREAAAGEFRANIHMGGTASIIKPTADEKRIAIKAAKAMDLKVAGVDIIRSSKGPLLLEVNSSPGLEGIEGATNKDIAGEMIKAIEKILNGNKHHYYG, encoded by the coding sequence ATGCCACAAAACAAAATCATATTAGGTTCCGAAGAATGGTGTTCCTTCCCGGAGCTTGGTATTCCTGCCATCAAAGCGCGTGTCGACTCAGGTGCCAAAACTTCAGCACTACATGCCATCAACATTGCTCCCTTTATAAAAGAAGGCGAAAACTGGGTGAAATTTGACATCAACCCTATACAAAACAACCTCAAAACTGTTATCCATTGCGAGGCTAAACTCATTGACAAACGCATCGTGAAAAGCTCAAGTGGTTTCCGCGAACAGCGTTATGTGATTCAAACCAAGTTGCAAATAGGAAACGACAGTTGGGAAATTGAAATGACGCTGACCAACCGAGACTCTATGGGGTTCCGAATGCTGTTAGGGCGTGAAGCCATGAGTGGTAGAATATTGGTTGACCCGGAACAAAAATACCTTTTAGGACAAACCTCTTCAGAAAGTTTAAAGGAGCTCTATGTCAATTCTGTTCCCAACAGAACCGGTCTTCGTATTGGCGTTTTGGCCAGTAATCCGGAGCTATATAGTAACAAACGTATTATGGAAGCCGGCGAAATGCGCGGCCACCAAATGCACTTCCTGAACATCAAGGAATGTTATATGAAATTGGATGCCGACAAGCCCGAAATTCATTACCGTGGCGGGAAAATCCTGGATAACTTTGATGCCATCATTCCGAGAATTCGTCCGAGTATTACCTTTTACGGTTGTGCACTAACCCGTCAGTTTGAAGCGATGAAAGTGTATTGCTTAAATTCGGCGGCTGCCATAACCCAATCGAGAGACAAACTGTTTTCGTTGCAATTGTTGTTGCACCACGGCGTTGATATTCCCACCACGGGTTTTGCCAATTCTCCTTTGGATACGGATGATTTGATTAAAATGGTTGGTGGCTCGCCCTTGATTGTAAAACTTTTAGAAGGTACGCAAGGAAAAGGAGTCGTTTTGGCCGAAACCAAAAAAGCCGCTGAATCTGTAATCAATGCGTTCAAAAGTTTGAATGCTAATATATTAGTACAGGAATTCATCAAAGAGGCCAACGGTAAAGACTTACGCCTATTTGTGGTTGACGGAAAAGTAGTAGCTGCCATTCAGCGCGAAGCTGCCGCCGGTGAGTTCAGAGCGAACATTCACATGGGAGGCACCGCTTCTATAATTAAGCCTACAGCCGATGAAAAACGTATCGCTATTAAAGCTGCCAAAGCCATGGATTTGAAAGTGGCCGGCGTAGATATCATTCGCTCCTCTAAAGGGCCGTTACTATTGGAAGTAAACTCTTCACCGGGATTAGAAGGTATTGAAGGCGCTACCAACAAAGACATTGCCGGAGAAATGATTAAAGCAATTGAAAAAATTTTAAATGGAAATAAACACCATTATTATGGATAA